From a single Shewanella denitrificans OS217 genomic region:
- a CDS encoding DEAD/DEAH box helicase: MPFNALGLSSQLQDAVKECGYDATTPVQQAVIPVALLGQDVLASAETGTGKTAAFALPILMNLSQIDTQTLTPEQRLRALVMTPTRELAIQIEQNFLSYSRYLELNSLAVYGGASINPQRKALAQGVDVLVATPGRLFDIIGQHELDLSHVTHLVIDEADRMLDLGFVKDIEKVQRLVARQRQTMMFSATFSDEVQVLAQKMLNQPAIFHLASSTTASTVSQEVYLVDKRRKAELLSELIGRNNWQQVMVFTSTKETAEHLLSELTLDGLKAAVFHGDKSQGARNKALEEFKQGQLRILIATDLAARGLDIQALPLVINFELPPEPEDYVHRVGRTGRAGMAGHAISFVSPNEQQLLIDVEAQVGLTLESKVLPGYEEGAPLPARYRDLADAKPKKAFKHKRPKPSPNKAPTRHGKYAKVKK, encoded by the coding sequence ATGCCTTTTAATGCCCTCGGTTTATCCAGCCAACTACAAGATGCCGTCAAAGAATGTGGTTATGACGCCACCACTCCCGTTCAACAGGCCGTTATTCCGGTTGCACTCCTTGGGCAAGATGTCTTAGCCAGCGCTGAAACGGGCACAGGTAAAACCGCCGCTTTTGCCTTGCCGATTTTGATGAACTTATCTCAAATTGATACTCAGACATTAACGCCAGAGCAAAGACTCAGAGCACTGGTGATGACGCCGACTCGCGAACTTGCGATTCAAATCGAGCAAAACTTTCTGAGTTACAGCCGTTACCTTGAACTTAATAGCTTGGCAGTTTATGGAGGGGCGAGTATTAACCCACAGCGTAAAGCCTTAGCTCAAGGGGTAGATGTGCTGGTGGCAACCCCAGGTCGATTGTTTGATATTATTGGTCAGCATGAGTTAGATCTCTCCCATGTGACGCATTTAGTGATAGACGAAGCCGATCGCATGCTGGATTTAGGCTTTGTGAAAGACATAGAAAAAGTGCAGCGCTTAGTGGCAAGGCAGCGTCAGACTATGATGTTTTCGGCCACCTTTTCCGATGAAGTACAAGTGCTTGCGCAAAAAATGCTAAACCAGCCGGCCATTTTCCACCTTGCCAGCAGCACGACCGCCAGCACAGTAAGCCAAGAAGTGTATTTGGTGGATAAAAGGCGTAAAGCGGAATTACTCTCAGAGCTTATTGGCCGTAATAACTGGCAGCAAGTGATGGTGTTTACCAGCACTAAAGAAACCGCTGAGCATTTATTATCTGAGCTAACACTTGATGGCCTTAAAGCCGCAGTGTTTCATGGTGATAAGTCTCAAGGTGCGCGCAATAAAGCCTTAGAAGAGTTTAAGCAAGGTCAGCTGCGAATTTTGATAGCCACAGATCTCGCCGCCAGAGGCTTAGACATTCAAGCGCTGCCCTTAGTGATCAACTTTGAATTGCCACCAGAGCCAGAAGATTATGTTCACCGCGTAGGCCGTACTGGCCGTGCGGGGATGGCGGGTCACGCCATTTCTTTTGTGAGCCCAAATGAGCAGCAACTACTTATAGATGTAGAAGCCCAAGTGGGGCTGACACTAGAGAGCAAGGTGTTACCTGGTTACGAAGAAGGTGCGCCGCTACCGGCTCGCTATCGTGACCTTGCTGATGCAAAACCTAAGAAAGCCTTTAAGCACAAGCGCCCTAAACCTAGCCCGAACAAAGCGCCTACCCGTCACGGTAAATACGCTAAAGTTAAAAAGTAA
- the xseB gene encoding exodeoxyribonuclease VII small subunit produces the protein MAKKPENLSFEASLGELEQIVIQLEQGDVSLDDALKQFERGINLVRQSQAKLEQAQQKVSILLNEGDTELSQFNVEGD, from the coding sequence GTGGCTAAAAAACCTGAAAATCTCAGCTTCGAAGCATCGCTTGGCGAACTTGAACAGATAGTAATCCAACTTGAGCAAGGTGATGTTTCCCTTGATGATGCGCTAAAACAATTTGAACGTGGTATCAATCTGGTTCGACAAAGTCAGGCGAAGCTGGAACAAGCACAACAAAAAGTTTCTATTTTGCTCAATGAAGGCGACACAGAACTCAGCCAGTTTAATGTTGAAGGTGATTAA
- a CDS encoding L-lactate permease produces the protein MSFLQILASLTPVISVLIFLVLMRLSAAKAMPLSMLMTGLSAYFIWEMDALMLSASVVEGLLAALTPLSIIFGAVLLLNTLKHAGAMDTIRSGFTQISSDARVQVIIICWLFGSFIEGSAGFGTPAAIGAPLLLLLGVPPIAAAVVALIADSTSVSFGAIGLPILFGMEQGLMGVDGSMAAEQISLHGGNFANYAQYIAMHIISIDLLTGSLMPLLLSCLLTGFFGRNHSFKEGLSIWKFALFSGFAFTVPAWSINYLAGPEFPSVIGALMGMALVIPVAKKGWLLPKTPWHDFAVNPEQTELNLISASSTSQSLSNTKPISQLAAWSPYLVMALLLVLSRTLMPLKAWLSSFTLSWQGILGTELSTSFATLYAPGAFFVLVCLMSVWLFSMKAKAINMAITDSLRAMLPTLIALGASVPMVKIFLNSGANHANLQSMPIALADLLAQTMGGVWAWFSPIVGIFGAFLSGSATFSNMMFASLQYSVAERIGMSPTLALALQGIGSNAGNMMCVMNVVAAATVVGMAEKEADIIRKTMPVALAYALIAGTVAAIWGGY, from the coding sequence ATGTCCTTTCTTCAAATACTGGCAAGCTTAACTCCTGTCATCAGTGTACTGATATTTTTGGTATTGATGCGCCTGTCTGCCGCGAAAGCCATGCCACTCTCCATGCTGATGACAGGCCTTAGTGCTTATTTTATTTGGGAAATGGATGCGCTAATGCTATCGGCTTCAGTGGTCGAAGGCTTACTGGCGGCGCTTACTCCATTGAGCATCATATTTGGTGCTGTGCTGTTACTCAACACCTTAAAGCACGCTGGAGCCATGGACACCATACGCTCAGGCTTTACTCAGATAAGTAGTGACGCCAGAGTGCAAGTCATCATAATTTGTTGGTTATTTGGATCCTTTATCGAAGGCTCAGCAGGCTTTGGTACCCCAGCCGCCATTGGCGCGCCATTGCTCCTGCTTTTAGGTGTACCTCCAATTGCCGCGGCCGTTGTCGCCCTCATTGCAGATTCAACCTCAGTCTCGTTTGGTGCCATAGGCTTACCCATACTCTTTGGCATGGAGCAAGGACTGATGGGGGTTGATGGCAGTATGGCCGCCGAACAAATCAGCTTACATGGCGGCAATTTTGCCAATTATGCTCAATACATTGCCATGCATATCATCAGCATAGATTTGCTTACTGGTAGCCTGATGCCCTTGTTGCTGTCTTGTCTGCTAACCGGTTTTTTCGGCAGAAATCACTCATTCAAAGAAGGCCTATCTATTTGGAAATTTGCCTTGTTTTCAGGGTTTGCTTTCACTGTGCCAGCCTGGAGCATTAATTATCTCGCTGGACCTGAATTCCCTTCTGTGATTGGTGCGCTTATGGGCATGGCTTTAGTCATTCCCGTGGCGAAAAAAGGCTGGCTATTACCAAAAACACCTTGGCATGACTTTGCCGTTAACCCTGAGCAAACAGAACTCAACCTGATAAGCGCCTCATCGACATCGCAGTCACTATCTAATACTAAGCCGATATCGCAACTCGCCGCTTGGTCGCCTTACCTAGTCATGGCGTTACTCTTAGTCTTATCCCGCACCTTGATGCCACTTAAGGCGTGGCTGTCGAGTTTTACCCTTAGCTGGCAAGGCATATTGGGCACTGAGCTTAGCACTAGCTTCGCCACCTTATACGCACCTGGGGCATTTTTTGTGCTGGTTTGTTTAATGAGTGTTTGGTTGTTTTCCATGAAGGCCAAAGCAATCAATATGGCCATAACTGACTCTTTGAGAGCCATGTTACCGACGTTAATCGCCTTAGGCGCCAGTGTGCCCATGGTGAAAATATTTTTAAACTCAGGGGCTAACCACGCAAATCTGCAATCCATGCCCATCGCTTTAGCGGATTTACTGGCGCAAACCATGGGTGGAGTTTGGGCGTGGTTTTCGCCCATAGTGGGGATTTTCGGTGCGTTTTTATCCGGCTCTGCGACCTTTTCCAATATGATGTTTGCCAGTTTGCAATATTCGGTGGCCGAACGCATCGGCATGAGTCCTACCCTTGCTCTAGCGCTACAGGGCATAGGCTCAAATGCGGGCAATATGATGTGCGTAATGAATGTTGTCGCCGCAGCCACTGTGGTCGGTATGGCGGAAAAAGAAGCCGATATTATTCGAAAAACCATGCCGGTAGCATTAGCTTATGCCCTCATCGCAGGCACAGTCGCCGCTATTTGGGGCGGCTACTAG
- a CDS encoding CobW family GTP-binding protein, which yields MIVKPVNTNIITGFLGVGKTSLIKQLLATKPANETWAILINEFGEIGLDAQLLNQGKQASKLVIKEVAGGCLCCAGGLPIQVAINQLLAKAKPDRLIIEPTGLGHTDQIIKLLASEHYQQVIGLNTCLCLVDARKLAKPEYRSHPLFIKQLQCADMILANKSASYSPEDWTALQDFLVQIGCAERVLIKDDALTEDSLVLHSNELIARVIQGLQRPTTLRHQLKSQSQSGLSLVTKPAAHLGLFDAEETLTAELAFNPLGFCKKQQDNGEYMSCGWVFEPTQVFDFDQLLSLIHGIKLDFVRLKAVMITLDGIACFNLIDGELSIQEQEDALDSRLEVIAMSNTNQPNQDAIETLQTSLLSCRV from the coding sequence ATGATAGTTAAGCCTGTTAATACCAATATCATTACGGGGTTTCTCGGAGTTGGTAAAACCTCATTAATTAAGCAGCTGCTGGCAACCAAACCTGCGAATGAAACCTGGGCAATCCTCATTAATGAATTTGGTGAGATTGGACTCGATGCCCAGCTACTCAACCAAGGCAAGCAGGCCAGTAAACTTGTGATAAAAGAAGTCGCTGGTGGCTGTTTATGCTGCGCCGGCGGGTTACCCATTCAGGTGGCGATAAATCAATTGCTCGCCAAAGCCAAACCAGACAGGCTTATCATTGAACCCACTGGGCTTGGGCATACAGATCAAATCATCAAATTATTAGCCTCAGAGCATTATCAGCAGGTTATTGGGCTCAATACTTGCCTATGCTTGGTGGATGCACGAAAACTGGCCAAACCTGAATATCGCAGCCACCCACTATTTATTAAACAGTTGCAGTGCGCCGATATGATTTTAGCCAACAAGTCTGCCAGTTACAGTCCAGAGGATTGGACTGCTCTGCAAGACTTCTTAGTCCAAATTGGCTGTGCTGAGCGGGTGCTTATTAAGGATGACGCGTTAACTGAAGACTCCCTTGTTCTGCATTCAAATGAGTTAATAGCTAGGGTCATTCAAGGGTTACAAAGGCCAACAACACTGAGGCATCAGCTTAAATCTCAGTCACAAAGTGGACTTAGCTTGGTGACAAAGCCTGCGGCTCATTTGGGGCTATTTGATGCAGAAGAAACCTTAACTGCCGAACTTGCCTTTAACCCGTTAGGTTTTTGCAAAAAACAGCAAGATAATGGCGAATACATGAGTTGTGGCTGGGTGTTTGAGCCTACACAGGTTTTTGATTTTGATCAATTACTCTCACTTATTCATGGGATTAAGTTAGACTTTGTTCGACTGAAAGCTGTGATGATAACCTTAGATGGCATTGCCTGTTTTAACTTAATCGATGGCGAGCTCAGTATTCAAGAGCAAGAGGATGCACTAGATTCACGGCTTGAAGTTATTGCGATGAGTAACACTAATCAGCCAAATCAAGACGCCATTGAAACGTTACAGACTTCGCTGCTTAGCTGCCGTGTTTAA
- the dxs gene encoding 1-deoxy-D-xylulose-5-phosphate synthase codes for MSFDISKFPVLAKANTPEDLRKLPQNMLSQVSTELRQFLLQSVGNSSGHFASGLGTVELTVALHYVYNTPFDRLIWDVGHQAYPHKIMTGRRDEMHTIRQKNGLHPFPWREESEYDTFSVGHSGTSVSAALGMAIAADKEAAGRKVVAVIGDGAMTGGMVFEAMNHAGDLHKDMLVVLNDNEMSISENVGALNNHLAQLMSGRLYTTIREGSKKVLQGMPVIKEMAKRTEEHLKGMVVPGTLFEELGFNYIGPIDGHDVDALVETMRNMRSLKGPQILHIMTKKGRGYEPAEKDPIGWHAVPKFDPDQFKKPATKPGLPTFSQVFGKWLCDVAAQDDKLLAITPAMREGSGMVEFSQRFPEQYFDAAIAEQHAVTLAAGFACEGFKSVVAIYSTFLQRGYDQLIHDVALQRLPVLFAIDRGGIVGADGATHQGAFDLSFMRCIPNLVIMAPADENECRQMLYTGYRYQDGPTAVRYPRGFATGAEQIEQMTALPIGKGRVCRQGKKIAILNFGTTLASALEVAEQLDASVADMRFIKPLDVDLLHTLALEHDVIVTIEENAIMGGAGSGVIEALHKLKICKPVLQIGLPDEFIKHGAPDEIIAELRLDSKGILAQIQEYLSE; via the coding sequence ATGAGTTTTGACATATCTAAATTTCCAGTATTGGCTAAGGCCAATACTCCTGAAGACTTAAGAAAGCTGCCTCAAAACATGCTTTCTCAAGTCTCGACTGAATTACGTCAATTTTTACTCCAGTCTGTGGGTAATTCAAGTGGACACTTTGCCTCTGGCTTAGGAACAGTCGAACTCACCGTTGCCTTGCATTATGTCTACAATACTCCGTTTGACCGCTTGATTTGGGATGTGGGCCATCAGGCCTATCCCCATAAAATTATGACCGGCAGACGGGATGAAATGCACACCATAAGACAAAAAAATGGCCTGCATCCTTTTCCATGGCGTGAAGAAAGTGAGTACGACACCTTCAGTGTCGGTCATTCTGGCACCTCAGTCAGTGCCGCCTTAGGCATGGCCATAGCAGCAGATAAAGAAGCGGCGGGCCGCAAAGTGGTTGCCGTTATTGGTGATGGCGCCATGACAGGCGGCATGGTGTTTGAAGCCATGAACCACGCTGGTGACTTACATAAAGACATGTTAGTGGTGCTCAATGACAATGAAATGTCAATTTCAGAAAACGTTGGTGCTCTGAACAATCACCTCGCTCAGCTGATGTCAGGCAGGTTGTACACCACAATACGTGAAGGCAGTAAAAAAGTCTTACAAGGCATGCCTGTCATCAAAGAAATGGCCAAGCGTACCGAAGAACACCTTAAAGGCATGGTTGTCCCTGGCACCTTGTTTGAAGAATTGGGATTTAACTATATTGGCCCAATCGATGGCCATGATGTGGATGCCTTAGTGGAAACCATGCGTAATATGCGCAGCCTTAAAGGCCCACAAATCCTGCACATTATGACCAAGAAAGGTCGCGGCTATGAGCCAGCGGAGAAAGATCCCATCGGCTGGCATGCTGTGCCAAAATTTGACCCAGATCAGTTTAAAAAACCCGCAACCAAGCCAGGTTTACCGACGTTTTCTCAGGTGTTTGGTAAATGGTTATGTGATGTTGCTGCCCAAGATGACAAGCTGCTTGCCATTACCCCAGCCATGCGCGAAGGCTCAGGTATGGTGGAGTTTTCCCAGCGTTTTCCTGAGCAATATTTCGATGCGGCCATCGCAGAGCAGCATGCGGTAACCTTAGCGGCAGGCTTTGCCTGTGAAGGCTTTAAAAGCGTGGTGGCAATTTATTCAACCTTCTTGCAGCGCGGTTACGATCAGCTCATTCATGATGTAGCGCTGCAGCGTTTACCTGTGCTATTTGCCATAGATCGCGGCGGCATAGTTGGCGCCGATGGGGCCACTCATCAAGGTGCATTCGATTTAAGCTTTATGCGCTGCATTCCCAATTTAGTCATCATGGCGCCAGCCGATGAAAATGAATGCCGTCAGATGCTGTACACTGGCTATCGTTATCAAGATGGGCCGACAGCGGTGCGCTATCCAAGGGGCTTTGCCACTGGGGCTGAACAAATTGAACAAATGACCGCCCTTCCTATAGGAAAAGGTCGCGTCTGTCGTCAAGGAAAGAAGATTGCCATCTTAAACTTTGGCACCACCTTAGCGTCTGCCTTAGAGGTTGCCGAGCAGCTCGATGCCAGCGTCGCCGACATGCGTTTTATCAAACCTTTGGATGTGGATTTATTGCATACTTTGGCGCTTGAGCATGATGTGATTGTCACCATTGAAGAAAATGCCATTATGGGCGGCGCAGGCTCTGGGGTAATCGAGGCCTTGCATAAGCTTAAAATCTGCAAACCTGTGCTACAAATTGGTTTGCCGGATGAATTTATTAAGCACGGCGCACCGGATGAAATCATCGCTGAACTCAGGTTAGATTCGAAAGGTATCCTCGCTCAGATCCAAGAGTACTTGAGTGAATAG
- the nadK gene encoding NAD(+) kinase — MSKKFQTIGLIGKPHHQGTNQTIEKLHLWLTAQGYTVLVEERVSAELEIEFQAVDLVEIGERCDLAIVVGGDGNMLGAARVLARYDVAVIGVNRGNLGFLTDLPPDGFETQLAQVLGGEFETEHRFLLEAEVHRHGMIKASNTAVNEAVLHPGKIAHMIQFEVYIDEQFMYSQRADGMIVSTPTGSTAYSLSAGGAILTPNLQALILVPMFPHTLSCRPIVVDACSTIKLVVSPDNGENLEVSCDGHVHLSVLPGDEIIIRRSQQRLMLIHPKGHNYFHVLRNKLGWGSKLF; from the coding sequence ATGAGCAAAAAATTTCAGACAATTGGCCTAATAGGCAAACCCCATCATCAGGGGACCAATCAAACCATAGAAAAGTTACACCTGTGGTTAACGGCGCAAGGTTACACTGTGCTGGTTGAAGAGCGGGTGTCTGCTGAATTGGAAATTGAGTTTCAGGCAGTGGATTTGGTGGAAATAGGTGAACGTTGCGACTTAGCCATAGTGGTCGGCGGTGATGGCAATATGCTTGGCGCTGCCCGAGTATTAGCCCGTTATGATGTGGCGGTAATTGGGGTCAACCGTGGTAATTTAGGCTTTTTAACTGATTTACCTCCAGATGGCTTTGAGACCCAATTAGCCCAAGTCCTCGGCGGAGAGTTTGAAACCGAACACAGATTTTTGCTCGAAGCCGAAGTCCATCGTCATGGCATGATAAAGGCCAGCAACACTGCGGTAAATGAAGCCGTGCTCCACCCTGGTAAAATTGCCCATATGATCCAATTTGAGGTCTATATTGATGAGCAATTTATGTACAGCCAAAGGGCCGATGGCATGATAGTCTCAACCCCTACCGGCTCTACGGCTTATTCCCTATCTGCTGGCGGCGCCATTTTAACGCCAAATTTACAAGCGCTTATTCTTGTCCCCATGTTTCCCCATACGCTTTCTTGCCGCCCAATCGTGGTCGATGCTTGCAGTACAATAAAACTCGTGGTGTCCCCCGATAACGGTGAAAATTTAGAAGTCAGCTGTGATGGCCATGTCCACTTATCTGTATTGCCTGGGGATGAAATCATCATACGCCGCAGTCAACAACGGCTTATGCTTATCCACCCTAAGGGGCATAATTATTTTCACGTCCTCAGAAACAAGCTAGGTTGGGGCAGCAAATTGTTTTAG
- the ispA gene encoding (2E,6E)-farnesyl diphosphate synthase, with product MLAQAIELYQQRVDIVLKNKLEQLDDCAPELKDAMTYGALMGGKRIRPFLVYAIGQMLKVPLEKLDNAAAAIECIHAYSLIHDDLPAMDDDDLRRGKPTVHIAFNEAQAILAGDALQSLAFELMTESQADTSPTQQLHMVKVLAKAAGYQGMCGGQAIDLAATNKAIDLAQLTQLHNKKTGALISCAVELAIILADASPVERAHLAQFSHALGLAFQVQDDILDVTVSTQELGKPQGSDEQANKSTFPKLLGLAAAQAQATELVQQALSALEELPYNTQLIADFARYIITRRL from the coding sequence GTGTTAGCCCAAGCGATTGAACTATATCAGCAAAGAGTCGATATCGTACTCAAGAATAAGCTCGAGCAACTTGACGACTGCGCCCCTGAATTGAAAGATGCCATGACCTACGGCGCCCTCATGGGTGGCAAACGTATCAGGCCTTTTTTGGTTTATGCCATAGGTCAAATGCTCAAGGTCCCGCTTGAAAAACTGGACAATGCCGCCGCCGCCATCGAATGCATTCACGCCTATTCACTTATCCATGATGATTTACCCGCCATGGATGATGATGATTTAAGGCGCGGTAAACCAACCGTACATATTGCGTTCAATGAAGCTCAAGCCATTCTTGCTGGCGATGCGCTGCAATCACTGGCCTTTGAGCTCATGACAGAGAGTCAAGCAGACACTAGCCCTACTCAACAACTGCACATGGTTAAAGTCTTAGCCAAGGCCGCGGGCTATCAAGGCATGTGCGGCGGGCAAGCCATAGATTTAGCCGCCACCAATAAAGCCATAGATTTAGCCCAACTCACCCAACTGCATAATAAAAAAACAGGCGCGTTAATAAGCTGCGCCGTGGAGTTGGCCATTATTCTAGCCGATGCAAGTCCTGTGGAACGAGCTCATCTAGCCCAGTTTTCCCATGCCTTAGGGTTAGCATTTCAAGTACAAGATGACATTTTAGATGTCACTGTATCGACTCAAGAATTAGGCAAGCCCCAAGGCAGCGATGAGCAAGCCAATAAAAGCACCTTTCCTAAATTATTAGGATTAGCCGCAGCGCAAGCTCAGGCGACAGAACTTGTCCAACAGGCACTATCAGCGCTGGAAGAATTACCTTACAATACCCAGTTAATTGCAGACTTCGCCAGATACATCATTACGCGAAGATTATAA
- the grpE gene encoding nucleotide exchange factor GrpE, producing the protein MSTEPTNQDQAPIDEALTQEVAQDEASLMDELTQANFRVEELEQLLAESQAALAERKDVEMRAAAETQNIRTRAAKDVEQARKFALEKFANELLPVIDNMERALQGTNPEDEATKAIYEGVELTMKGFLTSVEKFGVKQVNPQGETFNPDHHQAIGMQPSPDFPANTVMMVMQKGYLLNDRLLRPAMVMVSQGGPSVDIEA; encoded by the coding sequence ATGAGCACAGAGCCAACAAACCAAGATCAAGCCCCAATCGATGAAGCCTTAACTCAAGAGGTTGCCCAAGACGAGGCAAGCTTAATGGACGAGTTAACCCAGGCAAATTTCCGCGTAGAAGAGTTGGAGCAGCTTTTGGCTGAATCACAAGCGGCCTTAGCCGAGCGTAAAGATGTTGAGATGCGCGCCGCTGCTGAAACTCAAAACATTCGTACTCGCGCCGCCAAGGACGTAGAGCAAGCCCGCAAGTTTGCCCTCGAGAAATTTGCTAACGAGTTGCTGCCTGTTATCGATAACATGGAGCGCGCACTGCAAGGCACTAACCCTGAAGATGAAGCTACTAAGGCTATCTATGAAGGGGTTGAGCTGACAATGAAAGGCTTCTTAACTTCGGTTGAGAAATTTGGTGTTAAGCAAGTCAACCCACAGGGTGAGACTTTTAACCCCGATCACCATCAAGCCATTGGCATGCAGCCAAGCCCTGATTTCCCTGCCAATACTGTCATGATGGTGATGCAAAAGGGCTATTTGCTCAATGATCGCCTATTGCGCCCAGCCATGGTCATGGTGTCTCAAGGTGGACCAAGCGTCGATATCGAAGCTTAA